Proteins from one Cryptomeria japonica chromosome 4, Sugi_1.0, whole genome shotgun sequence genomic window:
- the LOC131874984 gene encoding uncharacterized mitochondrial protein AtMg00810-like, which translates to MGLGFFKNDANSNLYFKVIDGEALIFVLCVDDLFITREDHLIDKCKKELASEFEMKDLGLMHHFLGLEVWKRPNEIILSQGKYTIDILKRFGMKDCKSMSTPMETNLKKLSESVTSSDLVDPTMHRHLIERDNLVVVGSAMISWCNRKQTSVALSTAEAEYIATCVATREVVWL; encoded by the exons ATGGGCCTGGGCTTCTTCAAGAATGATGCAAATTCAAATCTCTACTTCAAGGTAATTGATGGCGAGGCTTTAATATTTGTTCTTTGTGTTGATGACTTATTTATTACtagagaagatcatctcattgacaAATGTAAGAAGGAGTTAGCTtctgagtttgagatgaaggatctaggtcttaTGCATCACTTTCTAGGATTGGAGGTATGGAAAAGGCccaatgaaattattctaagtcaagggaaatacaccattgatatcttAAAGAGATTTGGGATGAAGGACTGCAAatccatgtctacacctatggaaacaaatttgaagaaGTTGAGTGAGTCTGTAACTAGTTCAGATTTAGTAGATCCTACCATGCACAGACACTTGATTG AAAGAGATAATCTGGTTGTTGTTGGGTCTGCCATGATTTCTTGGTGCAACAGGAAGCAGACTTCTGTAGCACTTAGTACTGCAGAGGCTGAGTACATTGCAACATGTGTAGCAACTAGAGAAGTAGTGTGGCTTTGA